A part of Denitratisoma oestradiolicum genomic DNA contains:
- the fba gene encoding class II fructose-bisphosphate aldolase (catalyzes the reversible aldol condensation of dihydroxyacetonephosphate and glyceraldehyde 3-phosphate in the Calvin cycle, glycolysis, and/or gluconeogenesis), giving the protein MPIVSMRQLLDHAAENGYGLPAFNVNNMEQVWAICEAANEINAPVIMQASAGARKYAGEPFLRHQILAALEAYPHLPIVMHQDHGQSPAICMAAIKSGFSSVMMDGSLEADGKTTASYEYNVAVSKEVVKFAHSIGVSVEAELGVLGSLETMKGDKEDGHGAEGTMTREQLLTDPDQAADFVKQTNCDALAIAIGTSHGAYKFTKKPTGDILAIDRIKEIHARIPNTHLVMHGSSSVPQELLAEIRQFGGDMKETYGVPVEEIVNGIKHGVRKVNIDTDIRLAMTGAIRRYFAENPGKFDPRDYLKPAREAAKKICLARYQAFGCEGRASQIKVVPLDKMAERYAKGELNQIVK; this is encoded by the coding sequence ATGCCCATCGTATCCATGCGTCAACTGCTCGACCATGCCGCCGAGAACGGTTACGGTCTGCCCGCCTTCAACGTGAACAACATGGAACAGGTGTGGGCCATTTGCGAGGCAGCCAACGAGATCAATGCCCCGGTGATCATGCAGGCCAGCGCCGGCGCCCGCAAATATGCCGGCGAGCCCTTCCTGCGCCACCAGATCCTGGCGGCCCTGGAAGCCTATCCGCACCTGCCCATTGTCATGCACCAGGACCACGGTCAGTCCCCGGCGATCTGCATGGCCGCCATCAAGTCCGGCTTTTCCTCCGTGATGATGGACGGCTCTCTGGAGGCCGACGGCAAGACCACCGCCTCCTACGAATACAACGTCGCCGTGTCCAAGGAAGTGGTGAAGTTCGCCCACTCCATCGGCGTGTCCGTCGAGGCCGAGCTGGGCGTGCTGGGCTCCCTGGAAACCATGAAGGGCGACAAGGAGGACGGCCACGGCGCCGAAGGCACCATGACCCGGGAACAGCTGCTGACCGATCCCGACCAGGCCGCCGACTTCGTCAAGCAGACCAACTGCGATGCCCTGGCCATCGCCATCGGCACCAGCCACGGCGCCTACAAATTCACCAAGAAGCCCACCGGTGACATCCTGGCCATCGACCGCATCAAGGAAATCCATGCCCGCATCCCCAACACCCACCTGGTGATGCACGGCTCGTCCTCCGTGCCCCAGGAACTGCTGGCGGAAATTCGCCAGTTCGGCGGCGACATGAAGGAGACCTACGGCGTGCCTGTGGAAGAGATCGTCAATGGCATCAAGCATGGCGTGCGCAAGGTGAATATCGACACCGACATCCGCCTGGCCATGACCGGCGCCATCCGCCGCTACTTCGCCGAGAACCCCGGCAAGTTCGATCCCCGTGACTACCTCAAGCCCGCTCGGGAAGCCGCCAAGAAAATCTGCCTGGCCCGCTACCAGGCCTTCGGCTGCGAAGGCCGCGCCAGCCAGATCAAGGTGGTACCCCTGGACAAGATGGCCGAGCGCTATGCCAAGGGCGAACTGAACCAGATCGTCAAGTGA
- the pyk gene encoding pyruvate kinase, translated as MQRSTKIVATLGPASSDEEVLTRMAQAGIDVVRLNFSHGTADDHRARVELLRRVTHVTGRTIGIMADLQGPKIRVGKFEHGHVDLNPGDRFVLDVACTLGNQERVGLDYPDLIDDVEKGVVLLLDDGRIVLDVLEVAAQEVITQVRLGGRLSNNKGINRQGGGLTAPALTAKDRADIRTAADIGVDYVAVSFPKSGEDMQQARKLLVRAGSNALLIAKIERVEAVANLEDILAASDGIMVARGDLAVEVGDAAVPALQKKMIRLAREHNKFTITATQMMESMITSPVPTRAEVSDVANAVLDGTDAVMLSAETASGKYPVETVESMARICREAEKSTDVAIDKQFLDRLFTRIDQSIAMAALFAAVHLKVKAIAALTQSGSTALWMSRLNSGIPIYALTPEIRTRYKMSLYRNVFPLLMKQKHVDRDQLLWEAEQLLINQGVVAPGDLIVLTIGEPIGHTGGTNTLKIVKVGEHPAPPA; from the coding sequence ATGCAGCGCAGCACCAAGATCGTCGCCACCCTGGGTCCCGCTTCCAGCGATGAGGAGGTGCTGACCCGGATGGCCCAGGCGGGCATCGACGTGGTACGCCTCAACTTCTCCCATGGCACGGCGGACGATCACCGAGCCCGGGTGGAACTGCTGCGCCGGGTGACCCATGTCACTGGCCGCACCATCGGCATCATGGCCGACTTGCAGGGCCCCAAGATTCGCGTCGGCAAGTTCGAGCATGGCCATGTGGACCTGAACCCCGGCGACCGCTTCGTGCTCGACGTGGCCTGCACCCTGGGCAACCAGGAACGGGTGGGCCTGGATTACCCCGACCTGATCGATGATGTGGAAAAAGGTGTCGTGCTGTTGCTGGACGACGGACGCATCGTGCTGGACGTGCTGGAAGTGGCGGCCCAGGAAGTCATCACCCAAGTGCGCCTGGGAGGCCGGCTTTCCAACAACAAGGGGATCAACCGCCAGGGCGGCGGCCTCACCGCCCCGGCGCTCACCGCCAAGGACCGGGCCGACATCCGCACCGCCGCCGACATCGGCGTGGACTACGTGGCGGTCTCCTTCCCCAAGTCCGGCGAGGACATGCAGCAGGCCAGAAAGCTCCTGGTCCGTGCTGGCTCCAACGCCCTGCTGATCGCCAAGATCGAGCGGGTGGAAGCCGTGGCCAACCTGGAGGACATCCTGGCGGCTTCCGATGGCATCATGGTGGCACGGGGCGACTTGGCCGTGGAAGTGGGCGACGCCGCCGTGCCTGCCCTGCAAAAGAAAATGATCCGGCTGGCCCGGGAACACAACAAGTTCACCATCACCGCCACCCAGATGATGGAGTCCATGATCACCAGCCCCGTGCCCACCCGAGCCGAGGTCTCTGACGTGGCCAACGCGGTGCTGGACGGCACCGATGCCGTGATGCTCTCGGCCGAGACCGCCAGCGGCAAGTATCCTGTGGAAACGGTGGAGTCCATGGCACGCATCTGCCGCGAGGCGGAGAAATCCACCGACGTGGCCATCGACAAGCAGTTCCTCGACCGGCTGTTCACCCGCATCGACCAGTCCATCGCCATGGCGGCCCTGTTCGCTGCCGTTCACCTCAAGGTCAAGGCCATCGCCGCCCTTACCCAGTCCGGCTCCACGGCTCTGTGGATGAGCCGCCTCAACAGCGGTATTCCCATCTACGCCCTGACCCCGGAGATTCGCACCCGTTACAAGATGAGCCTCTACCGCAACGTGTTCCCCCTGCTGATGAAGCAGAAGCACGTGGATCGGGACCAGCTACTATGGGAGGCCGAGCAGTTGCTGATCAATCAGGGCGTGGTGGCCCCCGGCGACCTGATCGTGCTGACCATCGGCGAGCCCATTGGCCACACCGGCGGCACCAATACCCTGAAGATCGTCAAAGTGGGGGAACACCCCGCTCCCCCCGCCTAA
- a CDS encoding phosphoglycerate kinase has protein sequence MNFKKLTDLDVSGKRVFIRADLNVPQDAAGAITDDTRIRAALPGIRYALDQGAAVMVTSHLGRPTEGEFKEEDSLAPIGIRMAELLDQPVRLVRNWVDGGFEVQPGEVVLLENCRMNKGEKKSDDALSQKLAKLCDVWVHDAFGTAHRAEATTYGMGKYAPVACAGPCVAAELEALTLALAKPARPLAAIVAGSKVSTKLTVLEALADKVDQLIVGGGIANTFLLAAGKKIGKSLAEPDLVDQAKNVMAKVAVPLPTDVVCAREFSATAAATIKRVDDVADDDMILDIGPESAQALAAIAAQAGTIVWNGPVGVFEFDSFAGGTKTLARAIADSKAYSLAGGGDTIAAINKFGTRVSYISTAGGAFLEFLEGKKLPAVDILESRAHS, from the coding sequence TTCCGGCAAGCGGGTCTTCATCCGCGCCGACCTCAATGTGCCCCAGGACGCCGCCGGGGCGATCACCGACGACACCCGCATCCGCGCCGCCCTGCCGGGCATCCGCTACGCCCTGGACCAAGGCGCGGCAGTGATGGTGACCTCCCACCTGGGACGCCCCACGGAGGGCGAGTTCAAGGAAGAAGATTCCCTGGCCCCCATCGGGATACGCATGGCGGAACTGCTGGACCAGCCGGTGCGCCTGGTGCGGAACTGGGTGGACGGCGGCTTTGAAGTACAACCCGGCGAAGTGGTGCTGCTGGAAAACTGCCGGATGAACAAGGGCGAGAAGAAGTCCGACGACGCCCTGTCGCAGAAACTGGCCAAACTGTGCGACGTCTGGGTCCATGATGCCTTCGGCACCGCCCACCGGGCCGAGGCCACCACCTACGGCATGGGCAAATACGCCCCGGTGGCCTGCGCCGGCCCCTGCGTGGCCGCCGAACTGGAAGCCCTGACCCTGGCCCTGGCCAAGCCGGCCCGGCCCCTGGCCGCCATCGTCGCCGGCTCCAAGGTCTCCACCAAGCTGACAGTGCTGGAAGCCCTGGCCGACAAGGTGGATCAACTGATCGTTGGCGGCGGCATCGCCAACACCTTCCTGCTGGCCGCCGGCAAGAAGATCGGCAAGTCCCTGGCCGAGCCCGACCTGGTGGACCAGGCGAAGAATGTGATGGCCAAAGTGGCCGTGCCCCTGCCCACCGACGTGGTCTGCGCCAGGGAGTTCTCCGCCACTGCCGCAGCCACCATCAAGCGGGTGGACGACGTGGCCGACGACGACATGATCCTGGACATCGGCCCCGAATCGGCGCAGGCTTTGGCCGCCATTGCCGCCCAGGCTGGCACCATCGTCTGGAACGGTCCTGTGGGGGTGTTCGAATTCGATTCCTTCGCGGGCGGCACCAAGACCCTGGCCCGAGCCATTGCCGACTCCAAGGCCTACTCCCTGGCCGGCGGCGGCGACACCATCGCCGCCATCAACAAATTCGGCACCCGGGTTAGCTACATCTCCACCGCCGGCGGCGCCTTCCTCGAATTCCTCGAAGGCAAGAAACTGCCCGCAGTGGACATCCTCGAATCCCGCGCCCACTCCTGA